A single region of the Oncorhynchus keta strain PuntledgeMale-10-30-2019 chromosome 4, Oket_V2, whole genome shotgun sequence genome encodes:
- the LOC118381361 gene encoding T-complex protein 1 subunit epsilon-like, translated as MSAMGQLAFDEYGRPFIIIKDQDKKTRLSGLDALKSHIMAAKAVASTLRTSLGPNGLDKMMVDRDGEVTVTNDGATILSMMDVDHQIAKLMVELSKSQDDEIGDGTTGVVVLAGALLEEAEQLLDRGIHPIRISDGYDQAAKIAIAQLDKISETFPYDPSNTEPLIQTAMTTLGSKVINRCHRQMAEIAVNAVLTVADMNRKDVDFELIKMEGKVGGKLEDTQLIKGVIVDKEFSHPQMPKLLKDTKMAILTCPFEPPKPKTKHKLDVTCVEEYKALQKYEKDKFLEMIKQIKDTGANLAICQWGFDDEANHLLLQNELPAIRWVGGPEIELIAIATGGRIVPRFSELTAEKLGSAGIVKEICFGTTKDRMLVIEECKNSRAVTIFIRGGNKMIIEEAKRALHDALCVIRNLVRDNRIVYGGGASEIACALAVNQAADKCPSLEQYAMRAFADALEVIPMALAENSGLNSIQTMTEVRARQVTESNPALGIDCLHLNTNDMKQQHVIETLHGKKQQISLATQVVKMILKIDDIRSPGESED; from the exons ATGTCCGCTATGGGGCAGCTCGCGTTCGATGAGTATGGACGGCCGTTCATCATCATCAAAGACCAGGATAAGAAGACTCGCTTATCGGGCCTTGATGCACTGAAG TCTCACATCATGGCAGCAAAGGCGGTTGCCTCGACGCTGAGGACGTCACTAGGACCGAACG GCCTGGACAAGATGATGGTTGACAGGGATGGGGAGGTGACTGTCACCAACGACGGAGCCACCATCCTCAGCATGATGGATGTGGACCACCAGATCGCCAAGCTCATGGTGGAGCTCTCCAAGTCTCAGGACGACGAGATCGGAGACGGGACCACCGGAGTCGTTG TGCTGGCTGGTGCTCTCCTGGAGGAGGCAGAGCAGCTGCTGGACAGGGGCATCCACCCCATCCGTATCTCTGACGGTTACGACCAGGCCGCCAAGATTGCCATCGCGCAGCTGGACAAGATTAGCGAGACTTTTCCTTACGACCCCAGCAACACAGAGCCGCTCATCCAGACCGCCATGACCACACTAGGTTCCAAAGT GATCAACCGCTGCCACAGACAGATGGCGGAGATCGCGGTGAACGCCGTCCTGACGGTGGCGGACATGAACCGTAAGGATGTGGACTTTGAGCTGATCAAGATGGAGGGCAAGGTGGGAGGCAAGCTGGAGGACACCCAGCTCATCAAGGGAGTCATCGTAGACAAGGAGTTCAGCCACCCTCAGATGCCCAAg cTCCTGAAAGACACAAAGATGGCCATCCTGACCTGCCCGTTTGAGCCCCCTAAGCCCAAGACCAAGCACAAGCTGGACGTGACCTGTGTGGAGGAATACAAGGCCCTGCAGAAGTACGAGAAGGACAAGTTCCTGGAGATGATCAAACAG atcaAGGATACTGGCGCTAACCTGGCCATCTGCCAGTGGGGCTTCGACGACGAGGCTAACCACCTGCTGCTGCAGAATGAGCTGCCCGCCATCCGCTGGGTCGGAGGACCTGAGATCGAG CTGATTGCCATAGCGACAGGAGGCCGCATCGTGCCACGGTTCTCTGAGCTGACCGCCGAGAAGCTGGGTTCAGCCGGCATCGTCAAGGAGATCTGCTTCGGCACCACCAAGGACCGCATGCTGGTCATCGAGGAGTGCAAGAACTCCAGGGCAGTCACCATCTTCATCCGCGGAGGAAACAAGATG ATCATTGAGGAGGCTAAGCGCGCGTTGCATGACGCACTGTGTGTCATCCGTAACCTGGTCAGGGACAACCGCATCGTGTACGGGGGCGGAGCCTCTGAGATCGCCTGTGCCCTCGCCGTCAACCAGGCCGCTGACAAG TGCCCATCTCTGGAGCAGTATGCCATGCGTGCGTTTGCTGATGCCCTGGAGGTGATCCCCATGGCCCTGGCAGAGAACAGCGGGCTCAACTCCATCCAGACCATGACTGAGGTCCGTGCCAGGCAGGTCACGGAGTCCAACCCAGCCCTGGGCATCGACTGTCTGCACCTCAACACCAACG acATGAAGCAGCAGCATGTTATTGAGACTCTTCATGGGAAGAAGCAGCAGATCTCTCTGGCCACACAGGTAGTCAAAATGATCCTGAAGATAGATGACATCAGAAGCCCTGGAGAGTCAGAAGACTAG